In Ruminococcus sp. HUN007, a genomic segment contains:
- the rfbB gene encoding dTDP-glucose 4,6-dehydratase produces the protein MTIIVTGGAGFIGSNFVFHMLNTYPDYRIICLDKLTYAGNLSTLAPVMDNPNFRFVKLDICDREGVYKLFEEEKPDIIVNSAAESHVDRSIENPEIFLQTNILGTQVLMDACRKYGIKRYHQVSTDEVYGDLPLDRPDLFFTETTPIHTSSPYSSSKAGADLLVMAYNRTYGLPVTISRCSNNYGPYHFPEKLIPLMIANALADKPLPVYGEGLNVRDWLYVEDHCRAIDLIIHKGKVGEVYNVGGHNEMKNIDIVKLICKELGKPETLITHVEDRKGHDMRYAIDPTKIHNELGWLPETKFEDGIKKTIKWYLDNKEWWETIISGEYQDYYEKMYGKFKVV, from the coding sequence ATGACAATTATCGTAACAGGCGGTGCCGGCTTTATCGGATCAAATTTCGTATTTCACATGCTGAATACTTATCCAGATTACAGAATCATCTGTCTGGATAAACTTACATATGCAGGTAACCTTTCAACACTTGCTCCGGTAATGGATAATCCGAATTTCCGTTTTGTAAAGCTCGATATTTGTGACCGTGAAGGAGTATACAAACTCTTTGAAGAAGAAAAGCCTGATATAATCGTAAATTCTGCAGCAGAGTCACACGTTGACCGATCAATCGAGAATCCGGAGATATTCCTTCAGACCAATATTCTCGGTACACAGGTTCTCATGGATGCATGCCGTAAGTATGGTATCAAGCGTTACCATCAGGTAAGTACTGATGAAGTTTACGGAGATCTTCCGCTTGACAGACCTGATCTTTTCTTTACAGAAACCACACCGATCCACACATCTTCACCATACAGCTCATCAAAGGCTGGTGCAGACCTTCTTGTAATGGCTTATAACAGAACATATGGTCTTCCGGTAACAATTTCACGTTGTTCAAACAACTACGGACCATATCATTTCCCGGAAAAGCTCATTCCGCTTATGATCGCTAATGCACTTGCAGACAAGCCACTTCCGGTTTACGGTGAAGGTCTTAATGTTCGTGACTGGCTCTATGTTGAAGATCACTGCAGAGCTATCGACCTTATCATCCACAAGGGTAAGGTAGGAGAAGTTTACAATGTAGGCGGACACAACGAAATGAAGAACATAGATATTGTTAAGCTTATTTGTAAGGAACTTGGTAAACCTGAAACTCTTATCACTCATGTTGAAGACAGAAAGGGTCACGATATGCGTTATGCTATCGATCCTACTAAGATTCACAATGAACTCGGCTGGCTTCCGGAAACAAAGTTTGAAGACGGCATCAAGAAAACTATCAAGTGGTATCTTGATAACAAGGAATGGTGGGAGACTATCATTTCAGGAGAATATCAGGACTACTACGAAAAGATGTACGGCAAATTTAAAGTTGTATAG
- the glf gene encoding UDP-galactopyranose mutase yields the protein MKYNYLIVGSGLYGAVFAHEAKKAGKSVLVIDKRPNIAGNVYTENVEGINVHKYGAHIFHTNNTEVWNYINQFATFNRFTNSPVANFKGELFSLPFNMYTFNKIWGVVTPEEAAAKIAEQRKEITGEPKNLEEQAISLVGRDIYEKLIKGYTEKQWERDCKELPSFIIKRLPVRLTFDNNYFNALYQGIPIGGYTKMVENMLDGIEVRLNTDYFEHKAELDSLAEKVVYTGPIDAYFDFKLGTLEYRSVRFENELLDKPNFQGNAAVNYTDRETPWTRIIEHKWFEFGKDTEGNDLPKTVISREYSSEWKPGDEPYYPVNDEKNGGLYAEYKKLAEAEKNVIFGGRLGEYKYYDMDAVIASALELCKKEL from the coding sequence ATGAAGTATAATTATCTTATAGTTGGCTCTGGTCTTTACGGTGCTGTATTCGCTCACGAAGCCAAAAAAGCAGGCAAAAGTGTTCTTGTTATTGACAAGCGTCCGAACATTGCCGGAAATGTATATACCGAAAATGTTGAAGGTATTAATGTTCATAAGTATGGCGCACATATTTTTCATACCAATAATACTGAAGTATGGAATTACATTAATCAGTTCGCAACTTTTAATCGTTTCACTAATAGCCCTGTAGCTAATTTCAAAGGTGAACTCTTCTCTCTGCCGTTCAATATGTATACATTCAATAAAATATGGGGAGTAGTTACACCGGAGGAAGCTGCAGCTAAGATTGCTGAACAGCGTAAAGAGATTACAGGAGAGCCTAAGAACCTCGAAGAACAGGCAATTTCACTTGTTGGTCGTGATATTTACGAGAAACTCATCAAGGGTTATACTGAAAAACAGTGGGAACGTGATTGCAAGGAACTTCCTTCATTTATCATCAAGCGTCTTCCGGTACGCTTAACTTTTGACAACAACTACTTCAATGCACTTTATCAGGGTATTCCTATAGGTGGTTATACCAAGATGGTAGAAAATATGCTTGATGGCATAGAAGTTCGTCTTAACACAGATTATTTCGAACACAAGGCAGAACTTGATTCACTTGCTGAAAAGGTGGTTTACACCGGCCCAATCGATGCATATTTTGATTTCAAGCTTGGTACACTTGAATACCGCAGCGTCCGTTTTGAGAATGAACTTCTTGACAAGCCTAATTTTCAGGGAAACGCAGCAGTAAACTACACTGACCGTGAAACACCTTGGACACGTATCATCGAACACAAGTGGTTTGAATTTGGTAAGGATACAGAAGGCAACGACCTTCCGAAGACAGTTATCAGCCGTGAGTATTCATCTGAATGGAAACCAGGAGATGAACCGTACTATCCGGTAAATGACGAGAAAAACGGTGGGCTCTATGCTGAATATAAAAAGCT
- a CDS encoding AAA family ATPase produces MRQTLQYLWIEKYKCIKNQEFNFTNRIRFHYDQEKQKIIAVENDYYGDFFGTDIELTCIVGQNGIGKTTLLRAIKRIFAKEYGGVDLNCIAIFFDKEDKSYKGWYILANGNNENHCITTDYEKLELFNQENKIQYNGKKLIDNYKSNIVKNCEHFDNAKARYIYLSEQLVQSQYTQPMEKDELATSFLLYYEFLGKSGDNVNRYFLKEFENQINLIIEYGQLVENFNIRYTPVVKAVLLNDIKIWHKYVQEYEVDVKKFDQYYSKFLPQHNTSRGVSYFKDKLAESMFLSMINMILHTVFDSITYDFHLFIKLMKECSTGSAWNNFRQLVFKVGQNSMLKIPLLDRYMDFADYIDYKCIFSESKNVFASLKFGQDFYIPTENNIDIETDLKTNIKEFFQHYKQAADFYSFISFSWDLSSGETCLLNIFSRLNSLLKIRYSQDEKKEYYLPDNDVSVSLDANGQEYTKEEENVVLLLDEVEVSLHPEWQRNMINELLKFIKLAFTGSNIHVIMTTHSPIMLSDIPKQNVLYLSYDDFDDKKTIYENQPETFGSNIFKLYNNAFFLDKGAIGAFAKSKLEDLLEEILKGNGEKEDLQKRINLIGDDFLRERFQSKFDAIYNNTQSVDDEIVRLEEKINQLKKIRDMVNECDQKKERLEKRIYQKVSLNDKNTMV; encoded by the coding sequence ATGAGACAAACATTACAGTATTTGTGGATTGAAAAATATAAGTGTATTAAAAATCAGGAATTCAATTTTACTAATCGTATCAGATTTCATTATGATCAGGAAAAACAAAAGATTATAGCTGTAGAGAATGATTATTATGGTGATTTTTTTGGTACTGATATTGAATTAACATGTATAGTTGGTCAAAATGGTATTGGTAAAACAACTCTCTTACGCGCTATAAAACGAATATTTGCTAAAGAATATGGTGGAGTGGATCTTAATTGCATCGCTATTTTCTTTGATAAAGAGGATAAAAGCTATAAGGGATGGTACATTTTAGCGAATGGGAATAATGAAAATCATTGTATAACAACTGATTACGAAAAACTTGAGTTATTCAATCAAGAAAATAAAATACAGTATAACGGCAAAAAACTTATAGATAATTATAAATCAAATATAGTAAAAAATTGCGAGCATTTCGATAATGCCAAAGCAAGATATATATATTTATCAGAACAGCTTGTTCAATCACAGTATACTCAACCTATGGAGAAAGATGAGTTGGCGACTTCATTTCTGTTGTATTATGAATTTCTAGGAAAGTCAGGAGATAATGTAAATAGATATTTTTTAAAAGAATTTGAAAACCAAATTAATTTAATTATAGAATATGGACAACTGGTTGAAAACTTTAATATACGATATACACCGGTTGTTAAAGCTGTATTATTGAATGATATAAAAATATGGCATAAGTATGTTCAGGAATATGAAGTGGATGTAAAGAAATTTGATCAATATTATTCTAAATTTCTTCCGCAGCATAATACCTCGAGAGGTGTATCTTATTTTAAAGACAAATTAGCTGAATCAATGTTTTTAAGTATGATAAATATGATTTTACATACGGTTTTTGATTCGATAACTTATGATTTTCATCTGTTCATTAAACTGATGAAAGAATGTTCAACGGGCAGTGCTTGGAACAATTTTCGACAACTTGTGTTTAAAGTAGGACAAAATTCAATGTTAAAAATTCCGCTTTTAGACAGATATATGGATTTTGCGGATTATATAGATTATAAATGTATATTTTCAGAAAGCAAAAATGTTTTTGCTTCGCTTAAATTTGGGCAAGACTTTTATATTCCAACAGAAAATAACATAGATATAGAAACTGATTTAAAAACAAATATAAAAGAATTTTTTCAGCATTATAAACAGGCAGCTGATTTTTATAGCTTTATTAGCTTTTCATGGGATTTGTCATCAGGAGAGACTTGTTTGCTAAATATTTTTTCACGTCTGAATAGTTTACTGAAAATCAGATATTCGCAGGATGAAAAAAAAGAATACTATTTGCCCGATAATGATGTTAGTGTTTCTTTAGATGCCAATGGGCAAGAATATACGAAAGAGGAAGAGAATGTAGTTTTATTACTTGATGAAGTAGAAGTATCTCTTCACCCGGAATGGCAAAGAAATATGATAAATGAATTACTAAAGTTTATCAAACTTGCTTTTACAGGCAGTAATATTCATGTAATAATGACAACTCACTCTCCAATCATGCTATCTGATATTCCTAAGCAGAATGTTCTATATCTCAGCTATGATGATTTTGATGATAAAAAGACTATATATGAGAACCAACCAGAAACATTTGGGTCAAACATATTTAAGCTGTATAATAATGCATTCTTCCTTGATAAAGGTGCAATTGGAGCGTTTGCAAAATCAAAACTCGAAGATCTGCTAGAAGAAATATTGAAGGGGAATGGAGAGAAAGAAGATTTACAAAAAAGAATAAATTTAATTGGTGATGATTTTCTTAGAGAAAGATTTCAATCAAAGTTTGATGCTATTTATAATAACACCCAGTCTGTTGATGATGAAATAGTTAGATTAGAAGAAAAAATAAATCAATTAAAGAAAATAAGGGATATGGTTAATGAATGTGATCAAAAAAAAGAGAGGCTAGAAAAGCGTATTTATCAGAAGGTGAGCCTAAATGATAAAAATACAATGGTTTGA
- a CDS encoding acyltransferase: MGKNRIYYIDCLKGYAIILVVLGHIFDGYIKSGYFLEKQDFMCGGFNIIYSFHMALFFIISGFVYSKAYIQEDGTSKATLKTQLFNIVVIYFIFSLLFGVFKIICSSHTNVDVEPIDLLLLWLKTINPYWYLYVLAILYLLFSKGIIKHITKVTTIVILFIITFLSNYIPHTIGGYFEIKHIFYYAAFFGFGIAISKSEEKYHSKERVLSSILFSISIIIMVMDRDGFSIDGYNNGFTYWKRKYNLIIALGISMFLIYIFRLAFSNGDYYRVKVLSFLGRYSLEIYVIHCIFTAGNRVVLSKLHIDNFYLNISINTLLSIGIPVVISLICKKNRNT; encoded by the coding sequence ATGGGAAAAAACAGGATTTATTATATAGATTGTTTAAAAGGATATGCAATAATTCTAGTAGTATTAGGACATATTTTTGATGGATATATAAAATCTGGATATTTTTTGGAAAAGCAAGATTTTATGTGCGGTGGATTCAATATTATTTATTCATTTCACATGGCACTTTTTTTCATAATAAGTGGATTTGTTTATTCTAAAGCTTATATTCAAGAAGATGGAACATCAAAAGCAACTTTAAAAACACAGTTATTCAATATAGTTGTGATTTATTTTATATTCAGTTTATTGTTTGGCGTTTTTAAGATTATTTGCTCTTCGCATACAAATGTAGATGTAGAACCGATAGATTTACTGTTACTGTGGTTAAAAACAATAAACCCATATTGGTATTTATATGTATTGGCGATTTTATATTTATTATTTTCTAAAGGAATTATAAAACATATTACCAAAGTAACTACTATAGTTATATTATTTATTATTACTTTTCTAAGTAACTATATTCCTCATACAATAGGTGGGTATTTTGAAATAAAACATATCTTTTATTATGCAGCTTTTTTTGGATTTGGTATTGCTATTAGCAAAAGTGAAGAAAAATATCATTCTAAAGAACGGGTTTTATCCAGTATATTGTTTAGCATATCTATTATTATAATGGTAATGGATAGAGATGGATTTTCAATTGATGGCTATAACAATGGTTTTACATATTGGAAAAGAAAATATAATTTGATAATTGCATTGGGAATTAGTATGTTTTTAATCTATATTTTTAGATTGGCTTTTTCTAATGGAGATTATTATCGTGTTAAAGTATTAAGCTTCTTGGGAAGATATTCTCTTGAAATATATGTTATTCATTGTATTTTTACAGCTGGAAATCGAGTTGTATTATCTAAATTACATATAGATAATTTTTATTTGAACATTTCTATTAATACATTATTAAGTATAGGAATACCAGTAGTGATATCATTAATATGTAAAAAAAATAGGAATACATAA